A genome region from Haloimpatiens massiliensis includes the following:
- the citG gene encoding triphosphoribosyl-dephospho-CoA synthase CitG: protein MNKENCREIYKYRDEIYNIASFAVKAMLYEVSAFPKPGLVTPVSNGAHEDMNYFTFIDSTCALMETMIKFSEVGFSSKGEKEIFKEAREIGKIGDKHMLQSTNGVNTHKGMIFLMGLCCIAVAKDIYEEKNFDEIENIIKRMTRGIVKEDLEEAIKGKDHEALTYGELLYKNYGIKGIRGEVEMGMPIVFTHSLKIYEENNDLDTNDRLVHTLIAIMSCCEDTNVIHRHNIEVLKEVQNKAKYIMKIGGMQTKNGRKAVEDLSTEFINRNISPGGCADLLAVTVFFSLVKEKYGFLED from the coding sequence ATGAATAAAGAAAACTGTAGAGAAATATACAAATATAGGGATGAAATTTATAATATAGCTAGTTTTGCGGTAAAGGCAATGCTCTATGAGGTAAGTGCTTTTCCTAAACCTGGTCTTGTAACTCCTGTGAGTAATGGAGCTCACGAAGATATGAATTATTTTACTTTTATAGATAGCACCTGTGCTCTTATGGAAACAATGATCAAGTTTAGTGAAGTTGGATTTAGTTCTAAAGGAGAAAAAGAGATTTTTAAAGAAGCAAGGGAGATAGGTAAAATAGGAGACAAGCATATGCTTCAAAGCACTAATGGGGTAAATACCCATAAGGGCATGATATTTTTAATGGGTTTATGCTGCATAGCGGTTGCAAAGGACATATATGAAGAAAAAAATTTTGATGAAATAGAGAATATTATAAAAAGAATGACTAGGGGAATAGTAAAGGAAGATTTAGAAGAAGCTATTAAAGGAAAAGACCATGAGGCGCTTACTTATGGAGAATTGCTATATAAAAATTATGGTATTAAAGGAATACGTGGAGAAGTAGAAATGGGTATGCCTATAGTTTTTACACATTCCTTAAAAATATATGAAGAAAACAATGATTTAGATACAAACGACAGATTAGTACACACTTTAATTGCTATAATGAGCTGTTGTGAGGATACTAATGTAATACATAGGCACAATATAGAGGTTTTAAAGGAAGTTCAAAATAAAGCGAAATACATAATGAAAATCGGTGGAATGCAAACTAAAAATGGACGAAAAGCTGTAGAGGATTTAAGTACCGAATTTATAAATAGAAATATAAGCCCTGGAGGCTGTGCAGATTTATTGGCAGTAACAGTTTTCTTTTCTTTGGTAAAAGAAAAATATGGTTTCTTAGAAGACTAG
- a CDS encoding IS701 family transposase yields MPSKFTNHIVSINDELYNYLNDVNYGMSKPQFHHISTIINGLINLDGTKSLLKISEYILAAKSSSSIYRFLSNSKWDDSLIDRNRINYLKLHFNKLIKPKSVGFLVIDDTVNPKTQAKKMQGLSYNHCHTEGKNLWSHCVVTSNFVAEDMSIPLNYKSYFNEENCKNHNKKFMSKPDIALGFINSFEKPSNCDKIYCLTDSWYTSEKLINGCILKGFNFIGALKSNRKISPLGISMQIKEFAKYINPSTLDVVTVEGKDYRVYKYEGKVSKIENALALICYEVDGDSFKEPVYLMSTDIELSNKAIIKYYLYRWNIETNYKYLKTHLGFDEYKVQCILSIERYFLLTFLAINFLEIYRLYNPKKLETIGDTIKSIKSLSAKELVRFVYEEAKNDIPLDTILAELKLVS; encoded by the coding sequence ATGCCAAGTAAATTTACTAATCATATTGTATCCATTAATGATGAACTTTACAATTACTTAAATGATGTAAATTATGGAATGAGTAAACCTCAATTTCATCATATATCCACTATTATTAATGGATTAATAAATTTAGATGGCACTAAATCTTTATTAAAGATTTCAGAATATATACTAGCTGCTAAAAGCAGCAGTTCCATATATAGATTTTTGAGTAACTCTAAATGGGACGATAGTCTCATAGATAGAAATCGTATTAATTATTTAAAACTACATTTTAATAAACTCATAAAGCCTAAATCCGTAGGATTCTTAGTTATAGATGATACTGTTAATCCAAAAACTCAAGCAAAGAAGATGCAAGGATTAAGCTATAATCATTGCCATACAGAAGGTAAAAATCTTTGGTCCCACTGTGTAGTTACTTCTAATTTTGTAGCAGAGGATATGTCTATTCCGCTAAACTATAAGTCTTATTTTAACGAAGAAAACTGCAAAAATCATAATAAAAAATTTATGAGTAAACCAGATATAGCTTTAGGTTTTATTAATTCTTTTGAAAAACCTTCTAACTGCGATAAAATATATTGTCTTACTGATAGTTGGTACACTAGCGAAAAGTTAATTAATGGTTGTATTTTAAAAGGTTTTAACTTTATTGGGGCTTTAAAATCTAATAGAAAAATCTCTCCATTAGGAATTTCAATGCAAATTAAGGAATTTGCTAAATATATAAATCCATCTACCTTAGATGTAGTTACCGTCGAAGGTAAGGATTATAGAGTATATAAATACGAAGGCAAAGTTTCAAAGATTGAAAATGCATTAGCCTTAATTTGCTATGAAGTTGATGGGGACAGCTTTAAAGAACCAGTATATCTAATGTCTACAGACATAGAACTTAGTAATAAAGCTATAATAAAATACTATCTATATAGATGGAACATTGAAACTAATTACAAATATCTTAAAACACACTTAGGTTTTGACGAATATAAAGTTCAATGTATACTCTCTATCGAGAGGTATTTTCTACTTACATTTTTAGCAATCAATTTTTTAGAGATTTATAGATTATATAATCCTAAAAAACTTGAAACCATTGGTGATACTATAAAGTCTATAAAAAGCCTATCGGCTAAAGAATTGGTGCGTTTTGTTTATGAGGAAGCTAAAAATGATATACCTTTAGACACAATACTTGCTGAATTAAAATTAGTTTCTTAA
- a CDS encoding HD domain-containing protein: MNIDEKHRKIIKIVQEKLTCSAHNLDHVFRVYNLCLLISKYEKDADLEVLIPAALLHDIARVEESKDKTGKVDHAILGSEIAEGILKNLQYEEEKIESIKHCIVAHRFRTGNEPNTIEAKILFDADKLDAIGAIGIARTFMLAGQFGQRLTVNESLNDYLNKNTVENGRLKDVSKHTPFIEYEVKFKKIPSKLYTKKAKEIGKIRLKFMEEYFTRLKLEMKGIE, from the coding sequence ATGAATATAGATGAAAAACATAGAAAGATTATAAAAATTGTTCAAGAAAAGTTGACTTGTTCAGCTCATAATTTAGATCATGTATTTAGAGTTTATAATCTTTGCTTATTAATTTCAAAATACGAGAAAGACGCCGATTTAGAAGTGCTTATTCCAGCAGCATTATTACATGATATTGCAAGAGTAGAAGAAAGTAAAGATAAAACAGGAAAAGTTGATCATGCTATTTTAGGCAGTGAAATTGCAGAGGGCATATTAAAAAACTTACAATACGAAGAGGAAAAGATAGAAAGTATAAAGCACTGTATTGTAGCGCATAGATTTAGGACTGGAAATGAGCCTAATACAATAGAAGCTAAAATACTTTTTGATGCAGATAAGCTTGATGCTATAGGTGCAATCGGAATTGCTCGTACTTTTATGCTAGCGGGACAATTTGGACAAAGATTAACAGTAAATGAGTCACTAAATGATTATTTAAATAAAAATACTGTTGAAAATGGAAGGTTAAAGGATGTTTCAAAGCATACACCTTTTATAGAATACGAAGTGAAGTTTAAAAAGATTCCTAGTAAATTGTATACGAAAAAGGCAAAAGAAATAGGAAAAATAAGACTTAAATTTATGGAAGAGTATTTTACTAGATTAAAGTTAGAAATGAAGGGTATTGAATAA
- the citC gene encoding [citrate (pro-3S)-lyase] ligase, which translates to MYDLKLSKINLRKEEERKEVEEFLNSFALILDKDVDYTLVLRNNVDKIVATCSKAKNVFKCFAVSPDLQGEGVSSTLITNLIDKSFDQGIYHNFIFTKPKNVDIFSSLNFNTVTKVEEVALLERGIYDIKGILKNIIKKYGIDVYKKRSAIVMNCNPFTKGHRYLIEKAAMESEEVLVFIVEEDKSLFPFKERYELVKKGVGDLENVKVIPGTEYIISSATFPSYFLRKEDERLKGYTKLDANIFGEYFCKELNINKRFVGKEPYCNVTRTYNATLKEVLEHYGVEVIEIKRKEFSGGAISASKVRDFIKKDKMDELKNLIPEVTFEFLNTEKGKEIMEKIKKSNSPH; encoded by the coding sequence ATGTATGACTTAAAACTATCAAAAATAAATTTAAGAAAAGAAGAAGAAAGAAAAGAAGTGGAAGAGTTTTTAAACAGTTTTGCTTTAATTCTGGATAAAGATGTGGATTATACTTTAGTTTTGAGAAATAATGTGGATAAAATAGTGGCTACTTGTTCTAAAGCTAAAAATGTGTTTAAGTGTTTTGCGGTATCTCCTGATTTGCAGGGGGAGGGGGTTAGCTCTACACTTATAACTAATTTAATAGATAAGTCTTTTGATCAGGGGATTTATCACAATTTTATATTTACTAAGCCTAAAAATGTAGATATATTTTCATCACTAAATTTTAATACTGTTACTAAGGTGGAAGAAGTGGCTTTATTAGAAAGAGGTATATACGATATAAAGGGCATACTTAAAAACATAATTAAGAAATATGGAATAGATGTGTATAAAAAAAGATCTGCCATAGTTATGAATTGTAATCCTTTTACAAAGGGACACAGATATTTAATAGAAAAAGCAGCTATGGAAAGTGAAGAAGTTTTAGTTTTTATAGTAGAAGAAGATAAATCACTTTTCCCTTTTAAAGAAAGATACGAATTGGTTAAAAAGGGAGTAGGAGATTTAGAAAATGTAAAAGTCATACCTGGAACGGAGTATATAATATCTTCTGCCACATTCCCTTCATACTTCTTAAGAAAGGAAGATGAAAGGCTGAAGGGATATACAAAGCTAGATGCAAATATATTTGGAGAATATTTTTGCAAGGAGTTAAATATAAACAAGAGATTTGTAGGAAAGGAACCCTATTGCAATGTAACCAGAACTTATAATGCTACGTTAAAAGAGGTATTAGAGCATTATGGTGTGGAAGTTATAGAAATTAAGAGAAAAGAGTTTAGTGGTGGGGCTATAAGTGCTTCTAAAGTCAGGGATTTTATAAAGAAAGATAAGATGGATGAATTAAAAAATTTAATACCTGAAGTTACCTTTGAATTTTTAAATACGGAAAAAGGAAAGGAGATAATGGAGAAGATAAAGAAAAGTAATTCTCCACATTAA
- a CDS encoding HpcH/HpaI aldolase/citrate lyase family protein, producing the protein MKRLRRTMLFMPGNNPGMLQNAGILGSDSIILDLEDAVSITEKDGARILVREAIKNVDYSNVEVVVRVNPLDTEFGPKDLDTIARVKPDVIMVPKATEEQIKEVDSKLCQIEREEGFEEGSIKLFALIETAFGLETVYDVIRASKRIEGVLLGGEDLTSDFGVKRTKQGDEILYARNKVATACRAMKVDAIDTPFTDTNDYEGLRLDTMKAKGLGMTGKSSINPRQIDTIHSVFAPTEDEIKHAVRVLEAKEEAESEGKGVFSLDGKMVDAPVINRAKTTYELAKMLGLV; encoded by the coding sequence ATGAAAAGATTAAGAAGAACTATGTTATTTATGCCTGGAAACAATCCAGGAATGCTTCAAAACGCGGGCATTCTTGGTTCAGATTCTATAATATTAGACTTAGAAGATGCAGTTAGCATAACTGAAAAAGATGGAGCTAGAATACTTGTAAGAGAGGCTATTAAAAATGTAGATTATTCTAATGTAGAAGTGGTAGTTAGGGTAAATCCTTTAGATACAGAATTCGGACCAAAGGATTTAGATACTATAGCTAGAGTAAAGCCAGATGTAATAATGGTTCCTAAAGCTACAGAAGAACAAATAAAAGAAGTGGACAGCAAGCTTTGTCAAATAGAAAGAGAAGAAGGATTTGAAGAAGGTAGCATAAAATTATTTGCCTTAATAGAAACTGCCTTTGGACTTGAAACTGTTTATGATGTAATAAGAGCCTCTAAGAGAATAGAAGGAGTTCTTTTGGGAGGAGAAGACTTAACTTCAGACTTCGGAGTAAAGAGAACTAAACAGGGTGATGAGATTCTTTACGCAAGAAATAAAGTGGCTACAGCTTGTAGAGCCATGAAAGTGGATGCTATAGATACTCCATTTACAGATACAAATGATTATGAAGGACTAAGACTAGATACAATGAAAGCTAAAGGATTAGGTATGACAGGTAAGTCATCTATAAATCCAAGGCAAATAGACACAATTCATTCAGTATTTGCACCAACAGAGGATGAAATAAAACATGCCGTAAGAGTATTAGAAGCTAAAGAAGAAGCAGAAAGCGAAGGAAAAGGCGTATTTTCTTTGGATGGAAAAATGGTAGATGCTCCAGTTATAAATAGAGCAAAAACTACTTACGAATTGGCTAAAATGTTAGGACTTGTTTAG
- the citD gene encoding citrate lyase acyl carrier protein — protein MKIEKVAKAGTLESNDVMITVMPNMAGGIEVEIDSIVMKQFGEAIKETIMNTLKELGVEEVKIKAEDKGALDYTIKARVETAIKRATI, from the coding sequence ATGAAAATAGAAAAGGTAGCAAAAGCAGGTACACTAGAATCAAATGATGTGATGATAACAGTTATGCCAAACATGGCTGGCGGTATAGAAGTGGAAATTGATAGCATTGTTATGAAACAATTTGGTGAAGCCATAAAAGAAACTATAATGAATACTCTAAAGGAATTGGGAGTAGAAGAAGTTAAGATAAAAGCAGAGGATAAGGGAGCTTTAGATTATACAATAAAGGCAAGAGTAGAGACTGCCATTAAAAGAGCTACTATTTAA
- a CDS encoding NUDIX domain-containing protein translates to MSIDRHFTVSVYIVHKDKILLHLHKRAKTILPLGEHIEANELPEETCIREAKEECGLNINLYNANTNLIFSES, encoded by the coding sequence ATGAGTATTGATAGGCATTTTACAGTATCCGTATATATAGTACATAAAGATAAAATATTATTACATTTGCATAAACGTGCTAAAACAATACTTCCATTAGGTGAACATATTGAAGCTAATGAATTACCCGAAGAAACATGTATTCGTGAAGCAAAAGAAGAATGTGGATTAAATATAAATTTATACAATGCAAATACAAATTTAATTTTTTCAGAAAGTTAA
- the citX gene encoding citrate lyase holo-[acyl-carrier protein] synthase: MYNAEDILDAREKRIEKQKKILDKYLNTLIVVRANYPGVNKDNVLTRKIVKIIKNQLIEEFNRESLCEYIDKKSQLVEIREKSTNNILFKKLEFTPEGPIFFMVINKQFIEAKKLCITIEEKHPLGRFVDIDVYNEKGQGISRRELGLSSRKCFICNEDAHLCVRSRRHSQKEIIDFIEKSFEEYTKKRMENKDE, translated from the coding sequence ATGTATAATGCAGAAGATATATTAGATGCTAGAGAAAAAAGAATAGAAAAGCAAAAGAAAATATTAGATAAATATTTAAATACATTAATAGTAGTAAGAGCTAATTACCCAGGGGTTAATAAAGACAATGTATTAACTAGGAAAATAGTTAAGATAATAAAAAATCAATTAATAGAAGAGTTTAATAGAGAAAGTTTATGTGAATATATAGATAAAAAATCACAGTTAGTAGAGATAAGAGAAAAAAGTACAAATAATATATTGTTTAAAAAATTAGAATTTACCCCAGAAGGGCCTATATTTTTTATGGTAATTAATAAACAATTTATAGAAGCAAAAAAACTGTGTATAACTATAGAAGAAAAACACCCATTAGGAAGATTTGTGGATATAGATGTGTACAATGAAAAAGGTCAGGGGATAAGTAGAAGAGAATTGGGGTTATCTAGTAGGAAGTGTTTTATATGTAATGAGGATGCTCACCTATGTGTAAGAAGTAGAAGGCACAGCCAAAAGGAGATAATCGATTTTATAGAGAAAAGTTTTGAGGAATATACAAAAAAACGTATGGAGAATAAGGATGAATAA
- a CDS encoding non-canonical purine NTP pyrophosphatase yields the protein MKEIIFVTSNKGKIASAQRELENIKVLPYNAELIEPRGDDISEIAKEKVVQAYKIVKTPCIALDAGFFIKELNGFPKAYVNHTLETIGINGILKLMEDIGDRYCEFKSCLAYYDGKNMKFFESKSPGSISKGIRGEDNENKWSDLWYIFEPLNFNKTLAEFSEKDFEMYNSLKEESCIKKFGIWYRRETNEYR from the coding sequence ATGAAAGAAATTATATTTGTAACAAGTAATAAAGGAAAAATTGCATCAGCCCAAAGAGAACTTGAAAATATAAAAGTTTTACCATATAATGCTGAGCTTATAGAACCTAGAGGCGATGATATAAGCGAGATAGCTAAGGAAAAAGTTGTACAGGCATATAAAATTGTAAAAACACCATGTATAGCATTAGATGCGGGATTTTTTATAAAAGAATTAAATGGATTTCCAAAAGCATATGTTAATCATACATTAGAAACCATAGGAATAAATGGGATATTAAAATTAATGGAAGACATTGGAGATAGATATTGTGAATTTAAATCTTGTTTAGCGTACTATGATGGGAAGAATATGAAGTTTTTTGAAAGTAAATCACCAGGTAGTATATCTAAAGGTATAAGAGGAGAAGACAACGAAAATAAATGGTCAGATTTGTGGTACATATTTGAGCCTCTAAATTTCAATAAAACATTAGCAGAGTTTAGTGAAAAGGATTTTGAAATGTATAATAGTTTGAAAGAAGAGAGTTGTATAAAAAAATTTGGCATATGGTATAGGAGGGAAACAAATGAATATAGATGA
- the citF gene encoding citrate lyase subunit alpha codes for MKNVLGREIPEKIEGYKEVKPFKGAFAEDGERTIKSVKVKTVKPTDSKVLNSIEEALDKVEIKDGMTISFHHHLRNGDHVLNMVVDAIAKRGIKDITIAASSIFPTQASLVEHIKSGVVTGVYANYMSGPVARAISLGLLKKPAVMHTHGGRARAIESGDLHIDVAFIAAPTVDTYGNINGVEGPAACGSLGYAAPDAEYADKVVAVTDNLVPYPACPIEISQHHVDYVVKVESIGDPKGIVSGTTRITKDPVGLKIAKMASQVIKASGLVKDGLSFQTGAGGTSLAVAAELKEIMKKEEVVGSFAAGGVTGYIVEMLQEGLFRNIFDVQCFDLKAVDSYKNNPKHQGMSASMYGNPHNKGCVANNLDVMILGATEIDTDFNVNVTTGSDGIIMGGSGGHSDTAAGAKLAIVVTNLMKARLPIIKDRVTTVTTPGESIDVIVTERGIAVNPNRKDLMEKLQKTNLPVMTIEELKDIAEKITGKPKPIELTDEVVAVVEYRDGTVIDVVRKPII; via the coding sequence ATGAAAAATGTATTGGGTAGAGAAATACCTGAAAAAATAGAAGGATATAAGGAAGTAAAACCTTTTAAAGGCGCTTTTGCTGAAGATGGAGAAAGGACTATAAAATCTGTAAAGGTAAAGACAGTAAAACCAACAGATTCTAAAGTTTTAAATAGTATAGAAGAAGCCCTAGATAAAGTAGAAATAAAAGATGGAATGACTATTTCCTTTCACCACCATTTAAGAAATGGAGACCATGTGCTTAACATGGTAGTGGATGCTATAGCTAAAAGAGGAATAAAGGACATAACAATAGCAGCTAGTTCTATATTCCCTACACAAGCATCATTAGTAGAGCATATAAAATCAGGAGTAGTAACAGGAGTGTATGCTAATTACATGTCAGGACCTGTGGCAAGAGCTATTTCCTTAGGCTTATTAAAGAAACCAGCTGTAATGCATACTCATGGAGGAAGAGCTAGGGCCATTGAAAGTGGAGATTTACATATAGATGTGGCATTTATAGCAGCACCTACAGTAGATACTTACGGAAATATAAATGGAGTAGAAGGACCAGCAGCTTGTGGTTCTTTAGGATATGCAGCGCCAGATGCAGAATATGCTGATAAGGTAGTAGCTGTAACAGATAATTTAGTTCCATATCCAGCATGTCCAATAGAAATAAGTCAGCATCATGTAGACTATGTAGTAAAGGTAGAAAGTATAGGGGATCCTAAAGGAATAGTTTCAGGAACTACAAGAATAACAAAGGATCCTGTGGGACTTAAAATAGCTAAGATGGCTTCACAAGTTATAAAGGCATCAGGACTAGTTAAGGATGGATTATCATTCCAAACTGGAGCTGGTGGAACATCTTTAGCAGTGGCAGCAGAATTAAAGGAAATAATGAAGAAAGAAGAAGTAGTAGGAAGCTTTGCAGCTGGCGGAGTTACTGGATATATTGTAGAAATGCTACAAGAAGGTTTATTTAGAAATATATTTGATGTACAATGCTTTGATTTAAAAGCAGTAGATTCTTATAAAAATAATCCAAAGCATCAAGGTATGTCTGCATCCATGTATGGAAACCCTCATAACAAAGGATGTGTAGCTAATAATCTAGATGTTATGATTTTAGGTGCTACAGAAATAGACACTGATTTCAACGTTAATGTTACTACAGGTTCTGATGGAATCATAATGGGAGGTTCCGGTGGACATAGTGATACAGCAGCAGGTGCAAAACTTGCCATAGTAGTTACAAACCTAATGAAAGCAAGACTTCCAATAATAAAAGACAGAGTAACTACTGTAACTACCCCAGGAGAAAGCATAGATGTAATTGTAACAGAAAGAGGTATAGCAGTAAATCCAAATAGAAAAGACTTAATGGAAAAATTACAAAAGACCAATTTACCAGTGATGACTATAGAAGAATTAAAGGATATTGCAGAAAAAATTACAGGAAAACCAAAGCCTATAGAACTTACAGATGAAGTGGTGGCTGTAGTTGAATACAGGGATGGTACTGTAATAGACGTAGTGAGAAAACCAATAATTTAA
- a CDS encoding alpha/beta fold hydrolase produces MGTFELEYKIFGQGKTFLIIETGIGSSFYDWYSILEEIKKYFTVVLYHRAGYGKSQVSDESRTTRNMAKELNELIEKIGIEDKFILMGHSFGGLCVQQYAKMYPNKLKGIVLIDSTSYNFKKLYRLNTPIMSDFIAIDKMIQWNVDASKKSKEELKIQNENIISSYIKRMSCSDMKNVEEFFTSTVLHKTIAEEFENWDRDSKDIKSISEFPNVPLIVIARDSKVGVESWIKYQIPKKEAVLYEAQWRDLQIELSKLSNKGKLVIAENSEHEVYIDRPDIVIQCLKALR; encoded by the coding sequence ATGGGGACTTTTGAATTAGAATATAAAATCTTTGGTCAGGGTAAAACATTTCTCATTATAGAAACTGGTATAGGCAGTTCTTTTTATGATTGGTATTCTATTTTGGAAGAGATAAAAAAATATTTTACAGTTGTATTATATCATAGAGCCGGCTACGGAAAAAGTCAGGTTTCAGATGAATCACGTACCACAAGAAATATGGCAAAAGAACTTAATGAACTTATAGAGAAAATTGGTATAGAAGATAAATTTATTCTAATGGGACATTCCTTTGGTGGATTATGTGTGCAGCAATATGCAAAAATGTATCCTAATAAATTGAAAGGAATAGTACTAATTGACTCTACTTCATATAATTTTAAAAAGTTGTATAGACTTAATACACCTATTATGAGTGATTTTATTGCAATAGATAAAATGATACAATGGAATGTGGATGCTTCCAAAAAATCTAAGGAAGAACTAAAGATTCAGAATGAAAATATTATTTCAAGTTATATAAAACGCATGTCCTGTAGTGATATGAAAAATGTAGAGGAGTTTTTTACAAGTACTGTACTTCACAAAACTATAGCAGAGGAATTTGAAAATTGGGATAGGGATAGTAAAGACATAAAAAGTATTTCAGAGTTTCCTAATGTTCCGCTTATAGTAATAGCAAGGGATAGTAAGGTAGGAGTGGAGAGCTGGATTAAGTATCAGATTCCAAAGAAAGAAGCTGTATTATATGAAGCTCAGTGGCGTGATTTGCAAATTGAGTTATCAAAGCTTTCAAATAAGGGAAAGCTAGTAATTGCGGAAAATAGTGAACATGAAGTTTATATAGATAGACCGGATATAGTGATTCAATGTTTGAAAGCACTAAGATAA